Proteins encoded together in one Porites lutea chromosome 2, jaPorLute2.1, whole genome shotgun sequence window:
- the LOC140928264 gene encoding hepatocyte nuclear factor 4-gamma-like isoform X2 produces the protein MAATGVNLYTGYTSLLKKLIARNGMNTEKGDDGENGACLICGDKATGKHYGASSCDGCKGFFRRSVRKNHVYACRFQRVCVINKDKRNQCRFCRLKKCFRAGMKKEAVQNERDTISKRPRGEETENKHGLTTSVLLSAEILSRPATSPPESISLEKEASYGDIVESMRQQLLVLVEWAKHIPAFCELLLDDQVALLRAHASENLLLGVSRRSLNLKDVLLLGNDLVLPRTAGDPEMRRIVNRIFDELVEPMKEWNVDDTEYACLKAIVFFNPDAKGLTDAQKIKALRFEVQTMLEDYIAKDQYESRGKFGELLLMLPTMQSIAKEMIDQVQFHRLFGVVKVDNLLQEMILGGTNIAEQLDAANVVQMACPPPTSPVGTLPPANHDMYNQSMVPPVNVPGSVASVPMPSVAMLQDRKFVSAPSTSLPGGVIPKTERFDS, from the exons ATGGCTGCTACCGGCGTCAACTTATACACAGGTTACACGTCTTTGCTGAAGAAGTTAATTGCAAGGAATGGCATGAATACAGAAAAAG GAGATGATGGCGAAAACGGGGCCTGCTTGATTTGTGGCGATAAAGCGACGGGCAAACACTATGGTGCGTCGAGTTGTGATGGCTGTAAAGGTTTCTTTCGACGAAGCGTTAGGAAGAATCACGTTTACGCTTGTCGGTTCCAGAGAGTTTGTGTGATCAACAAAGACAAGCGAAATCAATGCCGCTTCTGCCGGTTGAAGAAATGTTTCCGAGCTGGAATGAAGAAGGAAG CTGTTCAGAATGAGAGAGACACCATCTCAAAACGGCCACGTGGAGAGGAGACTGAAAACAAGCATGGCTTGACGACCAGTGTATTGTTATCAGCTGAGATTCTATCACGTCCTGCAACTTCACCTCCAG AAAGCATTTCTTTGGAGAAAGAGGCAAGTTACGGTGACATTGTTGAATCAATGCGGCAACAACTTCTGGTATTAGTAGAGTGGGCAAAACACATCCCTGCTTTCTGTGAACTGTTGCTTGATGATCAAGTAGCTTTACTGCGAGCACATGCCTCTGAGAACTTATTACTGGGTGTCTCAAGACGTTCGTTAAATTTAAAGGATGTTTTATTACTTGGAAATGATCTTGTATTGCCACGGACAGCTGGAGATCCTGAAATGCGGAGAATTGTAAATCGTATATTCGATGAACTTGTTGAACCCATGAAAGAGTGGAATGTCGATGACACAGAATATGCTTGTTTGAAGGCAATTGTGTTCTTTAATCCTG ATGCGAAAGGTCTCACCGATGCccaaaagatcaaggcattaaGATTTGAGGTACAGACTATGCTAGAGGATTACATTGCCAAGGACCAGTATGAGAGCCGCGGCAAGTTTGGAGAACTACTTCTTATGCTTCCAACCATGCAAAGCATAGCGAAAGAGATGATAGATCAGGTTCAGTTTCACAGACTCTTTGGTGTGGTTAAAGTTGATAACCTTCTTCAGGAGATGATTTTAGGAG GAACCAATATTGCAGAGCAGCTAGATGCAGCAAACGTGGTACAGATGGCCTGTCCGCCTCCCACATCCCCAGTAGGTACTCTCCCCCCTGCAAACCATGACATGTACAACCAAAGTATGGTACCTCCAGTTAATGTGCCTGGATCTGTTGCTTCAGTGCCAATGCCGTCAGTTGCCATGCTTCAAGACAGAAAATTTGTCTCGGCACCGTCAACGTCTCTCCCAGGGGGTGTCATTCCAAAGACAGAGAGATTTGACTCATGA
- the LOC140928264 gene encoding hepatocyte nuclear factor 4-gamma-like isoform X1, producing MPLHPRYFSEGDDGENGACLICGDKATGKHYGASSCDGCKGFFRRSVRKNHVYACRFQRVCVINKDKRNQCRFCRLKKCFRAGMKKEAVQNERDTISKRPRGEETENKHGLTTSVLLSAEILSRPATSPPESISLEKEASYGDIVESMRQQLLVLVEWAKHIPAFCELLLDDQVALLRAHASENLLLGVSRRSLNLKDVLLLGNDLVLPRTAGDPEMRRIVNRIFDELVEPMKEWNVDDTEYACLKAIVFFNPDAKGLTDAQKIKALRFEVQTMLEDYIAKDQYESRGKFGELLLMLPTMQSIAKEMIDQVQFHRLFGVVKVDNLLQEMILGGTNIAEQLDAANVVQMACPPPTSPVGTLPPANHDMYNQSMVPPVNVPGSVASVPMPSVAMLQDRKFVSAPSTSLPGGVIPKTERFDS from the exons ATGCCGCTTCATCCTCGATACTTTTCAGAAG GAGATGATGGCGAAAACGGGGCCTGCTTGATTTGTGGCGATAAAGCGACGGGCAAACACTATGGTGCGTCGAGTTGTGATGGCTGTAAAGGTTTCTTTCGACGAAGCGTTAGGAAGAATCACGTTTACGCTTGTCGGTTCCAGAGAGTTTGTGTGATCAACAAAGACAAGCGAAATCAATGCCGCTTCTGCCGGTTGAAGAAATGTTTCCGAGCTGGAATGAAGAAGGAAG CTGTTCAGAATGAGAGAGACACCATCTCAAAACGGCCACGTGGAGAGGAGACTGAAAACAAGCATGGCTTGACGACCAGTGTATTGTTATCAGCTGAGATTCTATCACGTCCTGCAACTTCACCTCCAG AAAGCATTTCTTTGGAGAAAGAGGCAAGTTACGGTGACATTGTTGAATCAATGCGGCAACAACTTCTGGTATTAGTAGAGTGGGCAAAACACATCCCTGCTTTCTGTGAACTGTTGCTTGATGATCAAGTAGCTTTACTGCGAGCACATGCCTCTGAGAACTTATTACTGGGTGTCTCAAGACGTTCGTTAAATTTAAAGGATGTTTTATTACTTGGAAATGATCTTGTATTGCCACGGACAGCTGGAGATCCTGAAATGCGGAGAATTGTAAATCGTATATTCGATGAACTTGTTGAACCCATGAAAGAGTGGAATGTCGATGACACAGAATATGCTTGTTTGAAGGCAATTGTGTTCTTTAATCCTG ATGCGAAAGGTCTCACCGATGCccaaaagatcaaggcattaaGATTTGAGGTACAGACTATGCTAGAGGATTACATTGCCAAGGACCAGTATGAGAGCCGCGGCAAGTTTGGAGAACTACTTCTTATGCTTCCAACCATGCAAAGCATAGCGAAAGAGATGATAGATCAGGTTCAGTTTCACAGACTCTTTGGTGTGGTTAAAGTTGATAACCTTCTTCAGGAGATGATTTTAGGAG GAACCAATATTGCAGAGCAGCTAGATGCAGCAAACGTGGTACAGATGGCCTGTCCGCCTCCCACATCCCCAGTAGGTACTCTCCCCCCTGCAAACCATGACATGTACAACCAAAGTATGGTACCTCCAGTTAATGTGCCTGGATCTGTTGCTTCAGTGCCAATGCCGTCAGTTGCCATGCTTCAAGACAGAAAATTTGTCTCGGCACCGTCAACGTCTCTCCCAGGGGGTGTCATTCCAAAGACAGAGAGATTTGACTCATGA
- the LOC140928264 gene encoding hepatocyte nuclear factor 4-gamma-like isoform X3: MTTPVTRISKCLMDFALIIQGDDGENGACLICGDKATGKHYGASSCDGCKGFFRRSVRKNHVYACRFQRVCVINKDKRNQCRFCRLKKCFRAGMKKEAVQNERDTISKRPRGEETENKHGLTTSVLLSAEILSRPATSPPESISLEKEASYGDIVESMRQQLLVLVEWAKHIPAFCELLLDDQVALLRAHASENLLLGVSRRSLNLKDVLLLGNDLVLPRTAGDPEMRRIVNRIFDELVEPMKEWNVDDTEYACLKAIVFFNPDAKGLTDAQKIKALRFEVQTMLEDYIAKDQYESRGKFGELLLMLPTMQSIAKEMIDQVQFHRLFGVVKVDNLLQEMILGGTNIAEQLDAANVVQMACPPPTSPVGTLPPANHDMYNQSMVPPVNVPGSVASVPMPSVAMLQDRKFVSAPSTSLPGGVIPKTERFDS; encoded by the exons ATGACGACTCCAGTGACGAGGATAAGTAAATGTTTAATGGACTTCGCTTTAATAATCCAAG GAGATGATGGCGAAAACGGGGCCTGCTTGATTTGTGGCGATAAAGCGACGGGCAAACACTATGGTGCGTCGAGTTGTGATGGCTGTAAAGGTTTCTTTCGACGAAGCGTTAGGAAGAATCACGTTTACGCTTGTCGGTTCCAGAGAGTTTGTGTGATCAACAAAGACAAGCGAAATCAATGCCGCTTCTGCCGGTTGAAGAAATGTTTCCGAGCTGGAATGAAGAAGGAAG CTGTTCAGAATGAGAGAGACACCATCTCAAAACGGCCACGTGGAGAGGAGACTGAAAACAAGCATGGCTTGACGACCAGTGTATTGTTATCAGCTGAGATTCTATCACGTCCTGCAACTTCACCTCCAG AAAGCATTTCTTTGGAGAAAGAGGCAAGTTACGGTGACATTGTTGAATCAATGCGGCAACAACTTCTGGTATTAGTAGAGTGGGCAAAACACATCCCTGCTTTCTGTGAACTGTTGCTTGATGATCAAGTAGCTTTACTGCGAGCACATGCCTCTGAGAACTTATTACTGGGTGTCTCAAGACGTTCGTTAAATTTAAAGGATGTTTTATTACTTGGAAATGATCTTGTATTGCCACGGACAGCTGGAGATCCTGAAATGCGGAGAATTGTAAATCGTATATTCGATGAACTTGTTGAACCCATGAAAGAGTGGAATGTCGATGACACAGAATATGCTTGTTTGAAGGCAATTGTGTTCTTTAATCCTG ATGCGAAAGGTCTCACCGATGCccaaaagatcaaggcattaaGATTTGAGGTACAGACTATGCTAGAGGATTACATTGCCAAGGACCAGTATGAGAGCCGCGGCAAGTTTGGAGAACTACTTCTTATGCTTCCAACCATGCAAAGCATAGCGAAAGAGATGATAGATCAGGTTCAGTTTCACAGACTCTTTGGTGTGGTTAAAGTTGATAACCTTCTTCAGGAGATGATTTTAGGAG GAACCAATATTGCAGAGCAGCTAGATGCAGCAAACGTGGTACAGATGGCCTGTCCGCCTCCCACATCCCCAGTAGGTACTCTCCCCCCTGCAAACCATGACATGTACAACCAAAGTATGGTACCTCCAGTTAATGTGCCTGGATCTGTTGCTTCAGTGCCAATGCCGTCAGTTGCCATGCTTCAAGACAGAAAATTTGTCTCGGCACCGTCAACGTCTCTCCCAGGGGGTGTCATTCCAAAGACAGAGAGATTTGACTCATGA
- the LOC140928264 gene encoding hepatocyte nuclear factor 4-gamma-like isoform X4, with product MSDKLANGLKQAESSSRNGDDGENGACLICGDKATGKHYGASSCDGCKGFFRRSVRKNHVYACRFQRVCVINKDKRNQCRFCRLKKCFRAGMKKEAVQNERDTISKRPRGEETENKHGLTTSVLLSAEILSRPATSPPESISLEKEASYGDIVESMRQQLLVLVEWAKHIPAFCELLLDDQVALLRAHASENLLLGVSRRSLNLKDVLLLGNDLVLPRTAGDPEMRRIVNRIFDELVEPMKEWNVDDTEYACLKAIVFFNPDAKGLTDAQKIKALRFEVQTMLEDYIAKDQYESRGKFGELLLMLPTMQSIAKEMIDQVQFHRLFGVVKVDNLLQEMILGGTNIAEQLDAANVVQMACPPPTSPVGTLPPANHDMYNQSMVPPVNVPGSVASVPMPSVAMLQDRKFVSAPSTSLPGGVIPKTERFDS from the exons ATGTCAGACAAACTAGCGAATGGTCTGAAGCAGGCCGAGAGCTCGAGCAGAAATG GAGATGATGGCGAAAACGGGGCCTGCTTGATTTGTGGCGATAAAGCGACGGGCAAACACTATGGTGCGTCGAGTTGTGATGGCTGTAAAGGTTTCTTTCGACGAAGCGTTAGGAAGAATCACGTTTACGCTTGTCGGTTCCAGAGAGTTTGTGTGATCAACAAAGACAAGCGAAATCAATGCCGCTTCTGCCGGTTGAAGAAATGTTTCCGAGCTGGAATGAAGAAGGAAG CTGTTCAGAATGAGAGAGACACCATCTCAAAACGGCCACGTGGAGAGGAGACTGAAAACAAGCATGGCTTGACGACCAGTGTATTGTTATCAGCTGAGATTCTATCACGTCCTGCAACTTCACCTCCAG AAAGCATTTCTTTGGAGAAAGAGGCAAGTTACGGTGACATTGTTGAATCAATGCGGCAACAACTTCTGGTATTAGTAGAGTGGGCAAAACACATCCCTGCTTTCTGTGAACTGTTGCTTGATGATCAAGTAGCTTTACTGCGAGCACATGCCTCTGAGAACTTATTACTGGGTGTCTCAAGACGTTCGTTAAATTTAAAGGATGTTTTATTACTTGGAAATGATCTTGTATTGCCACGGACAGCTGGAGATCCTGAAATGCGGAGAATTGTAAATCGTATATTCGATGAACTTGTTGAACCCATGAAAGAGTGGAATGTCGATGACACAGAATATGCTTGTTTGAAGGCAATTGTGTTCTTTAATCCTG ATGCGAAAGGTCTCACCGATGCccaaaagatcaaggcattaaGATTTGAGGTACAGACTATGCTAGAGGATTACATTGCCAAGGACCAGTATGAGAGCCGCGGCAAGTTTGGAGAACTACTTCTTATGCTTCCAACCATGCAAAGCATAGCGAAAGAGATGATAGATCAGGTTCAGTTTCACAGACTCTTTGGTGTGGTTAAAGTTGATAACCTTCTTCAGGAGATGATTTTAGGAG GAACCAATATTGCAGAGCAGCTAGATGCAGCAAACGTGGTACAGATGGCCTGTCCGCCTCCCACATCCCCAGTAGGTACTCTCCCCCCTGCAAACCATGACATGTACAACCAAAGTATGGTACCTCCAGTTAATGTGCCTGGATCTGTTGCTTCAGTGCCAATGCCGTCAGTTGCCATGCTTCAAGACAGAAAATTTGTCTCGGCACCGTCAACGTCTCTCCCAGGGGGTGTCATTCCAAAGACAGAGAGATTTGACTCATGA